A genomic segment from Chloroflexota bacterium encodes:
- the lipB gene encoding lipoyl(octanoyl) transferase LipB has product MNQVWLVNIERMPYAVALALQHRLVAARKRGALQDTLLLLEHPPVLTLGRNAKDENILASPEALRAMGVEVFRVERGGDVTYHGPGQLVGYPILNLRNFRMDVGWYVRSLEELMIRALGDFGIASRRSEKLVGVWVEQDSREAKIAQIGARIEEWITYHGFALNVDPNLAHFDLIVPCGIADKAVTTMTRELHRAIEPRAVRERIATRFAEVFEAELMEIPYAELQAQLEAI; this is encoded by the coding sequence ATGAATCAAGTTTGGCTCGTCAACATCGAAAGGATGCCATACGCGGTCGCGCTCGCGTTGCAACATCGCCTCGTCGCGGCGCGCAAGCGCGGTGCGTTGCAGGATACGTTGCTGTTGTTGGAACATCCGCCGGTATTGACCCTGGGACGAAACGCGAAAGACGAAAATATTCTCGCGTCGCCGGAGGCGTTACGCGCGATGGGCGTGGAGGTGTTTCGCGTCGAGCGCGGCGGCGATGTAACGTATCACGGACCCGGACAACTCGTCGGGTATCCGATTCTGAATCTGCGAAATTTCCGGATGGATGTGGGCTGGTACGTTCGCTCGCTCGAAGAGTTGATGATCCGCGCGCTCGGTGATTTCGGTATCGCGAGCCGGCGCAGCGAGAAACTGGTTGGAGTCTGGGTTGAACAGGATTCGCGTGAAGCGAAAATCGCGCAGATTGGCGCGCGGATCGAAGAGTGGATCACGTATCATGGTTTCGCGTTGAATGTGGACCCGAACCTCGCGCACTTTGATTTGATCGTACCGTGTGGCATTGCCGACAAAGCAGTGACGACGATGACGCGCGAGTTGCACCGCGCGATTGAGCCGCGCGCGGTACGCGAGCGCATCGCTACGCGATTTGCGGAGGTGTTCGAAGCAGAGCTGATGGAGATTCCGTACGCAGAATTGCAGGCACAGTTGGAAGCGATTTGA
- a CDS encoding ABC transporter ATP-binding protein, giving the protein MIELTHVTKRYRDFIAVNDLTLTVNTGEIVGIIGHNGAGKSTTLKMIAGLVAPTEGAIRVLGRDIQKESVAVKRHIGFLPEESPLYENMTAHQYLVFFSELYGMPRRATLARIDALLDSLKLPERDKMTGEFSKGMKRKVAIARTLLHDPDLLVLDEPNSGLDPLTSFFIINYLKTLKRAGKTILLSAHNLFHVEYICDRVAIIKNGQLVVFDTMDAIRASLGRREYQVVFKADEPLDFEHKDDNYVFRTTDVGAIADMLETIAENEWALVDLSVQESALEEIYVKLMTA; this is encoded by the coding sequence ATGATCGAACTCACGCACGTCACCAAACGTTATCGCGATTTCATTGCGGTGAACGATTTGACTTTGACCGTGAACACCGGCGAAATCGTCGGCATCATCGGGCATAACGGCGCGGGAAAAAGTACGACGCTCAAAATGATCGCCGGACTCGTCGCGCCGACTGAAGGTGCGATTCGCGTCCTGGGACGGGATATTCAAAAAGAGAGCGTCGCGGTCAAGCGGCACATTGGCTTTTTGCCGGAAGAAAGTCCACTCTACGAAAACATGACCGCGCACCAATACCTCGTGTTCTTCTCTGAACTTTACGGAATGCCGCGCCGCGCGACGCTCGCGCGTATTGATGCGCTCCTCGATTCGCTCAAACTCCCCGAGCGCGACAAGATGACGGGCGAATTCTCCAAAGGCATGAAACGCAAAGTCGCGATTGCGCGCACGCTGTTGCACGATCCGGATTTGCTCGTCCTCGACGAGCCGAACTCGGGACTCGATCCGCTCACGTCGTTCTTCATCATCAACTATTTGAAAACGCTCAAGCGCGCGGGCAAGACGATCTTATTGAGCGCGCACAATCTCTTTCACGTCGAGTACATCTGCGATCGCGTCGCCATCATCAAGAACGGACAACTCGTCGTGTTCGACACGATGGACGCAATTCGCGCGAGTCTGGGGCGGCGCGAGTATCAGGTCGTCTTCAAAGCAGACGAGCCGCTCGATTTTGAACACAAGGACGACAATTACGTTTTTCGCACGACCGACGTCGGCGCGATCGCGGACATGCTCGAAACGATCGCGGAGAACGAGTGGGCGCTCGTGGATTTGTCGGTGCAGGAATCCGCGCTCGAAGAAATCTATGTGAAATTGATGACCGCGTAA
- a CDS encoding DUF4395 domain-containing protein, with translation MSDLITRVDHSALRVNQATIIALLIIAFIINAPWLVASVGLVMLIGTALRQPGFKFIYAGFLKPRGIVKPDVIADHPQPHVFAQGMGGAVLAIAFVAFLLNSAIVGWALTWLVVALAALNLFVGFCAGCFVYYWLGRLRLPGFTAQPLPGTFPGMRPSQKAG, from the coding sequence ATGAGTGATCTAATCACACGCGTAGACCATTCCGCGTTGCGCGTCAACCAAGCGACGATCATTGCTTTACTGATCATCGCGTTCATCATCAACGCGCCGTGGCTCGTCGCGAGTGTTGGCTTGGTGATGCTGATCGGCACGGCATTACGCCAACCCGGTTTCAAATTCATCTACGCGGGGTTTCTCAAGCCGCGCGGCATCGTCAAACCGGATGTCATTGCCGATCACCCGCAACCGCACGTTTTCGCGCAGGGCATGGGCGGCGCAGTGCTCGCGATCGCGTTCGTTGCGTTCCTGCTGAACAGCGCCATCGTCGGCTGGGCGTTGACGTGGCTGGTCGTTGCGCTCGCCGCACTCAATCTGTTCGTCGGTTTTTGCGCCGGCTGTTTTGTGTACTATTGGCTCGGTCGCTTGCGCTTGCCGGGCTTTACCGCGCAACCCCTTCCCGGCACATTCCCCGGGATGCGTCCATCGCAAAAGGCGGGTTGA
- a CDS encoding thioredoxin family protein, whose amino-acid sequence MDIAIRFGITILIIFAGVGLYLAVTKLRLASLRHVQRDQANLGLDDFRVGAPTILYFTTPDCAPCQTLQSPAIEELRAQFGDALQIIKVDASERIDLANQWGVLSVPTTFIIDAQGQPRHVNNGVASAAKLVQQLHAFAGLSQPSGAARQVAANKLATHA is encoded by the coding sequence ATGGACATTGCAATTCGTTTTGGCATCACCATTCTCATTATTTTCGCCGGCGTTGGCTTGTATCTCGCGGTGACAAAATTACGTCTTGCCTCTCTGCGTCACGTGCAGCGCGATCAGGCGAACCTGGGTCTGGACGATTTTCGCGTCGGCGCGCCGACGATTCTCTACTTTACCACGCCGGATTGCGCGCCGTGTCAAACGCTCCAGAGTCCAGCCATCGAGGAATTGCGCGCGCAGTTTGGCGATGCTTTGCAAATCATCAAGGTGGACGCGTCTGAACGGATAGACCTTGCCAATCAGTGGGGCGTGCTCAGTGTTCCGACGACGTTCATCATTGACGCGCAAGGACAACCGCGTCACGTCAACAATGGCGTCGCCTCCGCCGCGAAACTGGTTCAGCAACTGCACGCGTTTGCCGGGTTGAGTCAACCATCAGGCGCAGCGCGCCAAGTTGCCGCAAACAAACTCGCGACGCACGCGTGA
- a CDS encoding MFS transporter: MISKRYDTNYRWYILGLAALTNAFVAAMPTICLTVLFKEIASELNLDLVQVGLIWGIGALPSVLALLAWGALGDRLGPKRILTIGCVLIGALGALRGAAFDFNSLLAAVLAFGFVAPLVAMNSIKACGIWFPSRQLGLANGVLSMGMALGFMLASMISATILSPWLGGWRNVLFLYGALAFAFSVPWFFTRSVPASSPVSVGKPGTIPIWQALQHVARIRKVWLLGLIMLGIGGCIQGTLGYLPLYLRELGWLANSADSAASTFHAASMLFVVPIALWSDRMGSRRKVLLAAALAITVGVGSLSVADGFAVWIAVALVGMVRDGFMGVFITLIIETEGIGATYAGTATGLVMAFAGVGHLVAPPLGNSLASIAPGMPFVAWAILAVVGTLGLVAFQERNANVVGERVIVQPNPVRE, encoded by the coding sequence GTGATTAGCAAACGCTACGATACAAACTATCGCTGGTACATCCTGGGTTTAGCCGCGCTGACCAACGCCTTCGTTGCGGCAATGCCAACGATATGTCTGACCGTCTTGTTCAAAGAAATCGCGTCCGAGTTAAATTTGGATTTGGTGCAGGTTGGTTTGATTTGGGGCATTGGCGCGTTGCCAAGCGTCTTGGCGCTCTTGGCGTGGGGCGCTCTAGGCGACCGGCTCGGACCCAAGCGCATTCTCACGATCGGTTGCGTCCTGATCGGCGCGCTCGGCGCACTGCGCGGCGCGGCGTTCGATTTTAACTCGTTGCTCGCCGCGGTGCTTGCCTTTGGTTTTGTCGCGCCGCTCGTCGCGATGAACTCGATCAAGGCATGCGGCATTTGGTTTCCCAGCCGGCAACTGGGTCTGGCGAATGGCGTCCTGTCCATGGGTATGGCGCTTGGATTCATGTTGGCTTCGATGATCAGCGCGACCATCCTGTCGCCCTGGTTAGGCGGTTGGCGGAATGTTTTGTTTTTGTACGGCGCACTGGCGTTTGCGTTCAGCGTGCCCTGGTTTTTCACCCGGTCTGTGCCTGCTAGCTCCCCCGTATCCGTCGGTAAACCTGGGACGATCCCGATTTGGCAAGCGTTGCAGCATGTTGCGCGCATCCGAAAAGTGTGGTTGCTTGGTTTGATCATGCTGGGCATCGGCGGTTGTATTCAAGGTACCCTCGGTTATCTGCCGTTGTATTTGCGCGAATTGGGTTGGCTCGCGAATAGCGCCGATAGCGCGGCATCCACGTTTCACGCGGCGAGTATGCTCTTTGTCGTTCCGATTGCGTTATGGTCGGATCGCATGGGTTCGCGTCGCAAGGTCTTGCTTGCCGCCGCGCTCGCGATCACGGTCGGTGTCGGTTCGCTCTCGGTCGCTGACGGTTTCGCCGTGTGGATCGCGGTCGCGCTCGTGGGCATGGTGCGCGATGGGTTTATGGGCGTCTTTATCACGCTGATCATCGAAACAGAGGGGATTGGCGCGACGTATGCCGGCACGGCGACGGGCTTGGTCATGGCGTTTGCCGGCGTGGGACATCTCGTTGCGCCGCCTCTGGGCAATAGTCTCGCGAGCATCGCGCCGGGGATGCCGTTCGTCGCGTGGGCGATCCTGGCGGTGGTCGGGACCCTGGGTCTGGTCGCCTTTCAAGAGCGGAACGCCAACGTCGTGGGTGAGCGGGTGATTGTCCAGCCCAATCCAGTGCGAGAGTAA
- the glk gene encoding glucokinase encodes MNRENEWLLAGDIGGTKTALAIYARDRGPHLPLAQAVFASKDYESLDALVREFLANQHLNLTRVCIDVAGPVVDQRAQVTNLSWVVDARRLSALLGNVPVCLLNDLEAIANAIPFLESADWETLNEGAPVEHGARAVLAPGTGLGEAFLTWDGEGYRAFPSEGGHADFAPTTALERDLLEYLQERMDHVSYERVASGMGLPNVYAFFKDVRRLREPAWLHKAIAAANDPTPVIVQAALESQVEICVATLNLFVAILGSEAGNLALKVLATGGVYLGGGIPPRILAYLKAKTFLERFTRKGRFAELLRRVPVRVILNPHAALIGAACYGLSKRMPGS; translated from the coding sequence ATGAATCGCGAGAATGAATGGTTGTTGGCAGGCGATATTGGCGGTACGAAAACCGCGCTCGCGATCTATGCGCGTGACCGCGGTCCACATCTGCCGCTGGCGCAGGCGGTCTTTGCGAGCAAAGATTACGAGTCACTCGACGCGCTGGTGCGTGAATTCCTGGCGAACCAGCATCTGAATTTGACGCGCGTCTGCATTGACGTGGCGGGTCCGGTCGTTGACCAACGCGCGCAGGTCACCAACTTGTCCTGGGTCGTGGACGCGCGCCGCTTGAGCGCGCTGCTCGGCAATGTGCCGGTGTGTTTGTTGAACGATCTGGAAGCTATCGCGAATGCGATTCCTTTTCTCGAGTCGGCAGACTGGGAAACGTTGAACGAAGGCGCGCCGGTCGAACACGGCGCGCGCGCGGTCCTCGCGCCGGGCACGGGGTTGGGCGAAGCGTTTTTGACCTGGGATGGCGAAGGGTACCGCGCGTTCCCGTCCGAAGGCGGTCACGCCGATTTTGCGCCCACGACCGCGCTCGAACGCGACCTGCTCGAGTATTTGCAAGAACGGATGGATCACGTCAGCTACGAACGCGTCGCGTCCGGCATGGGCTTGCCGAACGTGTACGCGTTCTTCAAAGACGTGCGGCGCTTGCGCGAACCCGCATGGTTACACAAGGCGATTGCCGCCGCGAACGACCCAACGCCCGTTATCGTGCAAGCGGCGCTCGAAAGCCAGGTCGAGATTTGCGTGGCAACGCTAAATCTGTTTGTGGCGATCCTGGGAAGCGAAGCGGGGAACTTGGCGTTAAAAGTTTTGGCGACGGGCGGCGTGTATCTGGGGGGCGGGATTCCGCCGCGTATCTTGGCGTATCTGAAAGCAAAAACTTTTTTGGAACGTTTTACGCGCAAGGGACGTTTTGCCGAATTGCTGCGTCGCGTACCGGTGCGCGTGATTCTCAATCCGCACGCGGCGCTCATTGGCGCGGCGTGTTATGGCTTGAGCAAGCGCATGCCGGGGAGTTGA
- a CDS encoding HEAT repeat domain-containing protein, producing MPERLPKMNKKEKLNFLADIEDGYRPFDKRALKMLRTLLDDHDPQVRAEAIACLWNDPDPHWIDVLIGKATNDEHSDVRAHAISALGRYIYEGDAAEFEGWDAPMFEITKVDYERVTDFLFRIAQDPDEALEMRRCAIEALAFRVEDPDVTELIEWAYQQRDRRFRASAIFAMARNGDPRWTDNILAELHSTDPEIQYEAVHAAGELGLEEATETLIQLARGKGTRKPLRLLAIYALAETGDERAYPVLDQLSHARDRDVREVARDALEEWYDIREMEELEDEPVGEAEDSLPHIWQGEGIFSKN from the coding sequence ATGCCTGAGCGATTACCCAAGATGAATAAGAAAGAGAAACTCAATTTTCTAGCAGACATCGAAGACGGCTATCGTCCGTTCGACAAACGCGCGCTCAAGATGCTCCGCACCCTGCTCGACGATCACGACCCGCAGGTGCGCGCCGAAGCGATTGCGTGTTTGTGGAACGATCCCGATCCGCACTGGATTGACGTGCTCATCGGCAAAGCGACGAACGACGAACACTCCGACGTGCGCGCGCACGCGATCTCGGCGCTCGGGCGGTACATCTACGAAGGCGACGCCGCCGAGTTCGAGGGCTGGGACGCGCCGATGTTCGAAATCACCAAGGTGGATTACGAGAGAGTGACCGATTTCCTCTTTCGAATCGCGCAAGACCCAGACGAGGCGCTCGAAATGCGGCGCTGCGCGATTGAAGCGTTGGCGTTTCGCGTCGAAGACCCGGACGTGACCGAGTTGATCGAGTGGGCGTACCAACAACGCGACCGGCGTTTTCGCGCCAGCGCGATTTTCGCGATGGCGCGCAACGGCGACCCGCGCTGGACCGACAATATCCTCGCCGAGCTACACAGCACCGATCCGGAGATTCAGTACGAAGCGGTGCACGCCGCGGGCGAACTGGGTTTGGAAGAAGCGACCGAAACGTTGATTCAACTCGCGCGCGGCAAGGGCACGCGCAAACCGCTGCGCCTGCTCGCGATCTACGCGCTCGCCGAGACGGGCGACGAACGCGCGTATCCGGTGCTCGACCAGTTGTCGCACGCGCGCGACCGCGATGTGCGCGAAGTGGCGCGCGACGCGTTGGAAGAGTGGTACGACATTCGCGAGATGGAAGAACTGGAGGACGAACCCGTTGGGGAAGCGGAAGACTCGCTTCCGCACATCTGGCAGGGCGAAGGGATTTTTTCCAAGAACTAG
- the alr gene encoding alanine racemase has translation MQSESIPLRPAWVEVNLQAIENNARRLKDILGRDTELMAMVKANAYGHGAIETARAAWRGGATWLGVYAAGEGIELRRAGIAAPILVVGPTLNEWMPGALAHNLTLAIFSFDHARALADIARVQHTRARVHVKVNTGMTRLGIEPEQANDFVRAIRDLGNLELEGVFTHFAVADETREFSIAYTREQLSKFNRVVDEFERAGIRVRYRHAANSPASVRLPDARFNLARCGILIYGLDPSDEVARPEGFAPALSFKTRVAQVRAVPAGTYVSYGCAFRTERASRLAVLMVGYADGFRRKPNYGAVLVRGARAPIVGRVCMDQTMIDVTDIDGVTEGDEVVLIGKQGAEEITAEHVARNLGTNNYETTTTISARVERRYV, from the coding sequence ATGCAATCTGAATCCATTCCGCTGAGACCCGCCTGGGTCGAGGTAAACTTACAAGCCATCGAAAACAACGCGCGGCGATTGAAAGATATTCTCGGACGCGACACGGAACTGATGGCGATGGTAAAAGCAAACGCGTACGGACACGGCGCGATCGAGACGGCGCGCGCGGCATGGCGCGGCGGCGCGACCTGGCTCGGCGTGTACGCCGCCGGCGAAGGCATCGAACTGCGCCGCGCCGGCATCGCCGCGCCGATCCTCGTCGTCGGTCCCACGCTCAACGAGTGGATGCCGGGCGCGCTCGCGCACAATCTCACGCTCGCGATTTTTTCGTTCGACCACGCGCGCGCGCTCGCCGATATTGCGCGCGTTCAACACACGCGGGCGCGCGTCCACGTCAAGGTCAACACCGGCATGACGCGACTCGGCATCGAGCCGGAACAAGCAAATGATTTTGTGCGCGCGATCCGCGACCTCGGCAACCTTGAACTTGAAGGCGTGTTCACGCATTTCGCGGTCGCGGACGAGACGCGCGAGTTTAGCATCGCGTACACGCGCGAACAATTGTCCAAGTTCAATCGCGTCGTGGACGAATTCGAACGCGCGGGCATTCGCGTGCGGTACCGCCACGCCGCGAACAGTCCCGCATCGGTGCGCTTGCCGGACGCGCGTTTCAATCTCGCGCGCTGCGGCATTTTGATTTACGGACTCGATCCATCCGACGAGGTAGCGCGTCCAGAAGGATTCGCGCCGGCGTTGTCGTTCAAGACGCGCGTCGCGCAAGTGCGCGCGGTGCCGGCGGGAACGTACGTCAGTTACGGTTGCGCGTTTCGCACCGAACGCGCGTCGCGGCTCGCGGTGCTGATGGTCGGATACGCGGATGGTTTTCGCCGCAAACCAAATTATGGCGCGGTGCTCGTGCGCGGCGCGCGCGCGCCAATCGTCGGACGCGTGTGCATGGATCAAACGATGATTGACGTGACCGACATTGACGGCGTGACCGAAGGCGACGAGGTCGTGCTGATTGGCAAACAAGGCGCGGAGGAAATTACCGCCGAACATGTCGCGCGAAACCTGGGAACGAATAATTATGAGACGACGACGACGATCAGCGCGCGCGTCGAGCGACGGTATGTCTGA
- the tilS gene encoding tRNA lysidine(34) synthetase TilS has protein sequence MSLLDTVRATIAQHSLIKPGDAVVVGVSGGADSLTLLDVLRQLRGEMRLTLRVAHLNHLLRGETADADADFVAQLAREWRLPATIEAADVAQIAEERRMSIEEAARVTRYAFLTRVAQAAGAHVIAVAHHADDQVETILLRLLRGTGLMGLRGMEYSLDLTESTFEYRTPGYPLRIVRPLLDVTRAEIETYCQERYLSPRTDETNFDTAIFRNRLRQEALPYLETFNPNLRQVLLRTAQQTADDYAYIQQQVREAYAQVASASEDAIMFDRDLWSALPISLQRGTLREAIFELRRSLKDIEWAHIENARCIALDKDTGAEATLPHNLVLVLGYNEFAIRDTTKRSPIPDLPLLHVERLDLPVAGTFDLPNTHWMVETELIDAVEVIDNWTALLDFEKCQGAVYLRCRRPGDRFQPAGMKGKTKTLNEFMINEKIPAVIRDRLPILVVNDHIGWVCGWRTDERVRAVYETKAVWRVRFIKKDA, from the coding sequence ATGTCCCTCCTCGACACCGTGCGCGCAACGATCGCGCAACACAGTTTGATCAAGCCCGGCGATGCCGTCGTCGTCGGCGTGTCCGGCGGCGCGGATTCGTTGACGTTGCTCGACGTGCTGCGACAACTGCGCGGCGAAATGCGCTTGACGTTACGCGTCGCGCACCTCAACCATTTACTGCGCGGTGAGACGGCGGACGCGGACGCGGATTTTGTCGCGCAACTCGCGCGCGAGTGGCGCTTGCCCGCGACGATTGAAGCCGCCGACGTCGCGCAGATCGCGGAAGAACGCCGGATGTCCATCGAGGAAGCCGCGCGCGTGACACGTTACGCGTTTCTCACGCGCGTCGCGCAAGCCGCCGGCGCGCACGTCATCGCGGTCGCGCATCACGCGGACGATCAGGTCGAAACGATTCTGCTGCGGCTCTTGCGCGGCACGGGACTGATGGGTTTGCGCGGAATGGAGTACTCGCTCGATCTCACCGAGTCCACGTTCGAGTATCGCACGCCCGGGTATCCGCTCCGCATCGTGCGTCCGCTGCTCGACGTGACGCGCGCCGAGATCGAAACGTACTGCCAGGAACGCTATCTCTCCCCGCGCACCGACGAGACGAATTTCGACACGGCGATTTTCCGGAATCGGTTGCGGCAAGAGGCATTGCCGTACCTCGAAACGTTCAATCCGAATCTGCGCCAGGTCTTGCTCCGCACCGCGCAACAAACCGCCGACGATTACGCGTACATCCAGCAACAAGTACGCGAGGCATACGCGCAGGTCGCGTCCGCCAGCGAAGACGCGATCATGTTCGACCGTGATTTGTGGAGCGCGTTGCCCATTTCGTTGCAACGCGGCACGTTGCGCGAAGCGATTTTCGAATTGCGCCGCTCGCTTAAGGATATCGAATGGGCGCACATCGAAAACGCGCGATGCATCGCGCTCGACAAGGACACGGGCGCGGAAGCCACGCTACCGCATAACCTCGTGCTCGTGCTCGGCTATAACGAGTTTGCGATTCGCGACACGACCAAACGCTCGCCGATTCCCGATTTGCCGCTGTTGCACGTCGAACGTCTCGACTTGCCGGTAGCCGGCACGTTCGATCTACCGAACACGCATTGGATGGTCGAAACCGAATTGATTGACGCGGTCGAAGTGATTGACAACTGGACGGCGCTGCTCGATTTCGAAAAATGTCAGGGCGCAGTGTATCTGCGTTGTCGGCGTCCCGGCGATCGGTTTCAGCCCGCAGGAATGAAAGGCAAAACCAAAACGCTCAACGAATTTATGATCAACGAAAAAATTCCCGCGGTGATCCGCGACCGTTTGCCCATTCTCGTCGTTAACGATCACATCGGCTGGGTGTGCGGTTGGCGCACCGACGAACGCGTGCGCGCGGTGTACGAAACCAAAGCGGTCTGGCGCGTACGGTTCATTAAGAAAGATGCGTAG
- a CDS encoding TIGR00300 family protein translates to MNGRFASEEITLEGHIIDSGILSKVWGVVMDLGGEFDLQEIRVGRHKTETSFARMRISADTEEQLHRILIAVQDDGAVLVSRDDAHTAAVTRDGILPDDFYSTTHLPTQVRLNGQWVDVTGTEMDLVIVVDHAQNTARMTPMADVRVGEHVVVGHEGIHVLPHERARERELFAFMGSEVSSEKPKRLVIEEIAKAMRATRAHGGKILVVAGPAIIHSGAGPYLAAIIRAGFVQVLFGGNAIAAHDVEAALLGTSLGVALHNGQPVEGGHRHHMVAINAIRRAGNLRAAVEQGVLKEGVMYECVQNKVEMVLAGSVRDDGPIPDVITDTQEAQRKMRAALGGVEMALMISTMLHSIATGNMLPAATKVVAVDINPAVVTKLADRGTFQALGLVTDAELFMRELAEALHV, encoded by the coding sequence ATGAACGGACGCTTTGCAAGCGAAGAGATCACACTCGAAGGGCACATCATTGACTCGGGCATCTTGTCCAAGGTCTGGGGCGTCGTGATGGACCTGGGCGGCGAATTCGATTTGCAAGAGATTCGCGTCGGTCGCCACAAAACCGAAACCTCGTTCGCGCGCATGCGCATCTCCGCGGATACCGAAGAACAATTGCATCGCATCCTCATTGCCGTGCAAGACGATGGCGCGGTGCTCGTTTCGCGCGACGATGCACACACAGCCGCAGTCACGCGCGATGGAATTCTGCCGGACGATTTTTATTCGACGACGCATTTGCCGACCCAGGTACGGCTCAACGGTCAATGGGTGGACGTGACCGGCACGGAGATGGATTTGGTCATCGTCGTAGATCACGCGCAGAACACGGCGCGTATGACGCCGATGGCGGACGTGCGCGTGGGCGAGCACGTCGTCGTCGGACACGAAGGCATTCACGTACTCCCGCACGAGCGCGCGCGCGAACGCGAACTGTTCGCGTTCATGGGAAGTGAAGTCTCGTCCGAAAAACCTAAACGGCTCGTCATCGAAGAAATCGCCAAGGCGATGCGCGCGACGCGCGCGCACGGCGGCAAGATTCTCGTCGTCGCCGGTCCCGCGATCATTCACAGCGGCGCCGGTCCGTACCTCGCGGCGATCATTCGCGCGGGCTTCGTCCAGGTGCTCTTTGGCGGCAACGCGATTGCCGCGCACGATGTCGAAGCCGCGCTCCTCGGCACCTCGCTCGGCGTCGCGCTCCACAACGGTCAGCCCGTCGAAGGCGGACATCGTCATCACATGGTTGCGATCAACGCGATTCGGCGCGCCGGCAATTTGCGTGCGGCGGTCGAGCAAGGCGTGTTGAAAGAGGGCGTGATGTACGAGTGCGTGCAGAACAAGGTCGAGATGGTGCTCGCCGGGTCCGTGCGCGACGACGGTCCCATCCCCGACGTGATCACCGACACGCAAGAGGCGCAACGCAAAATGCGCGCGGCGCTGGGCGGCGTCGAAATGGCGTTGATGATCTCGACGATGTTGCACTCGATTGCGACCGGCAATATGTTGCCCGCCGCAACCAAGGTCGTCGCGGTGGACATCAATCCTGCGGTCGTGACGAAACTCGCGGATCGCGGCACCTTCCAAGCTCTGGGTCTCGTAACCGACGCGGAATTGTTTATGCGCGAATTGGCGGAAGCGCTTCACGTGTAA